Proteins encoded within one genomic window of Oryza glaberrima chromosome 12, OglaRS2, whole genome shotgun sequence:
- the LOC127757217 gene encoding zinc finger CCCH domain-containing protein 66, translated as MAAGAGAGGGGGEGDSNGGGTSPGGVSAAAPAIGPHHLGVAAAEEAMWQMTLGGGESMESTPYPERIGEPDCSYYMRTGLCRFGMTCKFNHPPNRKLAVAAARMNGEYPYRVGQPECQYYLKTGTCKFGATCKFHHPREKAALANRVQLNVLGYPMRPNEKECAYYLRTGQCKFASTCKFHHPQPSNTMVAVRNSMYSPGQSATSPGQHTYPGAVTNWTLSRSASFIASPRWPGHSGYAQVIVPQGLVQVPGWNPYAAQMGSSSPDDQQRTPVTTQYYGSRQSETGGMGDHGMYQSYQGGSVPVGVYTVQGENIFPERPDQPECQFYMKTGDCKFGAVCKFHHPKERLVPAPNCALNSLGLPLRPGEPVCTFYSRYGICKFGPNCKFDHPMGTLMYGSATSPRGDVSSMHYQLSPSPGHPGILLDGGSGRSHRVPQSDSQQIPSGDGNAEREAS; from the exons ATGGCGGCGGGAGCaggagcgggcggcgggggcggggaggGCGACAGCAACGGGGGAGGCACCTCCCCGGGTggcgtgtcggcggcggcgccggcgatcggGCCCCACCACCTCGGGGTTGCCGCCGCGGAAG AAGCAATGTGGCAAATGACTTTAGGAGGAGGAGAGTCTATGGAGTCCACTCCATACCCTGAGCGGATAGGAGAGCCAGACTGCAGTTATTATATGAGGACTGGACTATGTAGGTTTGGGATGACCTGCAAATTCAATCACCCCCCAAATAGAAAACTG gctgttgctgctgcaagGATGAATGGAGAGTATCCTTATAGAGTTGGTCAACCTGAGTGTCAA TACTACTTGAAAACTGGAACGTGCAAGTTTGGTGCAACATGCAAGTTTCATCACCCCAGGGAGAAGGCTGCACTTGCAAACCGTGTACAGTTAAATGTTCTAGGCTACCCGATGCGTCCG AATGAGAAGGAATGTGCTTACTACTTAAGAACAGGGCAGTGTAAATTTGCAAGCACATGTAAGTTTCATCATCCACAGCCCTCTAATACAATGGTTGCTGTGCGGAACTCTATGTATTCACCTGGACAGTCTGCAACCTCTCCTGGTCAACATACTTATCCTGGGGCCGTAACAAACTGGACCTTGTCAAGATCTGCATCATTTATTGCAAGCCCCAGGTGGCCTGGCCATTCAGGCTATGCACAAGTAATCGTTCCCCAGGGCCTTGTTCAAGTTCCAGGGTGGAATCCTTATGCT GCACAAATGGGCTCTTCGTCTCCAGATGACCAGCAACGAACACCTGTAACAACTCAATACTATGGCTCACGTCAGAGTGAAACAGGTGGTATGGGAGATCATGGAATGTATCAGTCATACCAAGGAGGCTCTGTTCCAGTCGGTGTTTACACAGTACAAGGGGAAAATATATTTCCTGAGAGACCTGATCAACCAGAGTGTCAATTCTACATGAAAACTGGAGACTGTAAGTTTGGTGCTGTTTGCAAGTTTCATCACCCCAAGGAGCGACTGGTACCTGCTCCAAACTGTGCATTGAATTCACTTGGTCTTCCACTACGCccg GGAGAACCTGTCTGCACATTCTATTCTCGTTACGGGATCTGCAAGTTTGGTCCTAATTGCAAATTTGACCATCCTATGGGAACCCTTATGTATGGAAGTGCAACATCACCAAGAGGTGATGTGTCATCTATGCATTATCAGTTGTCACCCTCACCAGGGCATCCAGGAATATTGCTTGATGGAGGCTCTGGAAGGTCTCACCGGGTTCCTCAGTCTGATTCCCAGCAAATACCCTCTGGCGATGGGAATGCCGAGAGAGAGGCATCATAA
- the LOC127756214 gene encoding 15-cis-zeta-carotene isomerase, chloroplastic, which translates to MASHLLLRLPAPPPLLLHFPQRRVTLPQSRVSPTAPLLGARLVFSPASAVRPARARGSSIGGAGEDDSDGEVDGAPRLVGEDSAAFRLGDQRVASWVYFGGILAVVLWGLNVLWIDPATGVGTRFLEAVAAVSDNHEVTMLLLTIIFAVVHSGMASLRETGEKIIGERAYRVMFAGISLPLAVSTVVYFINHRYDGIQLWQVQGISGIHELVWLSSFISFFFLYPSTFNLLEVAAVDKPKFHMWETGIMRITRHPQMVGQVIWCLAHTLWIGNSVAVAASVGLIGHHLFGVWNGDRRLASRYGEAFEVLKKRTSVIPFAAVIDGRQKLPKDYYREFIRLPYLAITALTLGAYFVHPLMQASSYQLPW; encoded by the exons atggcctcccatctcctcctccgccttcccGCCCCTCCCCCGCTTCTCCTACACTTCCCGCAGCGGCGAGTGACCCTGCCACAGAGCCGGGTGTCCCCCACGGCGCCGCTGCTCGGGGCCCGCCTCGTCTTCTCCCCAGCCTCCGCCGTCCGTCCGGCCCGGGCGAGGGGGTCCTCgatcggcggcgcgggggaggacGACTCAGACGGCGAGGTGGACGGGGCCCCGCGCCTCGTCGGGGAGGACTCGGCGGCGTTCCGGCTGGGCGACCAGCGGGTGGCGTCGTGGGTCTACTTCGGCGGGATACTCGCCGTGGTGCTGTGGGGGCTCAACGTGCTGTGGATCGACCCAGCCACCGGGGTCGGGACCAGGTTCCtcgaggccgtcgccgccgtctccgacaACCACGAG GTCACTATGCTGCTCCTTACCATCATTTTTGCTGTCGTCCATAGTGGTATGGCAAGCTTACGTGAAACTGGTGAGAAAATAATAGGGGAGAGAGCTTACCGTGTAATGTTTGCTGGAATCTCACTGCCTTTAGCAGTTAGTACTGTT GTCTACTTTATAAATCATCGGTATGATGGCATTCAGCTATGGCAAGTTCAGGGTATTTCAGGCATCCATGAGCTTGTTTGGCTCTCATCTTTCATCTCATTCTTCTTTCTGTATCCATCTACTTTCAATCTTTTAGAAGTGGCAGCTGTTGACAAGCCAAAATTCCACATGTGGGAAACTGGAATAATGCGCATCACTAGACATCCACAG ATGGTTGGACAGGTAATTTGGTGCTTAGCCCACACGTTATGGATTGGCAATTCAGTTGCTGTTGCGGCATCCGTTGGATTAATTGGTCACCATCTGTTTGGTGTTTGGAATGGTGATAGGAGGCTGGCATCACGCTATGGTGAAGCCTTTGAAGTTCTGAAAAAGAGAACAAGTGTTATTCCTTTTGCTGCAGTTATCGATGGAAGACAGAAACTACCCAAAGATTATTACAGGGAGTTCATCCGGTTACCATATCTCGCAATCACTGCATTAACTTTGGGAGCATACTTTGTTCATCCCTTAATGCAGGCGTCCAGCTACCAACTCCCTTGGTGA